A region of Diospyros lotus cultivar Yz01 chromosome 3, ASM1463336v1, whole genome shotgun sequence DNA encodes the following proteins:
- the LOC127796881 gene encoding protein MIZU-KUSSEI 1-like, translating into MPVFMKLGASSRSDNNEAIRWAGSADKSSQDSSFSFSRRYFHWKKKVEGEDDDQEQEEILTFSSSSSSHHDLDIVPTSLREPWKKLPVVAVSKLKSAFTGFGKSKSSLNRRLGTKVVGTLFGYRRGHVHFAFQEDPKLNPAFLVELATPTSVLVREMASGVVRIALECEKAAEKKKKGLKLLEEPLWRTYCNGKKYGYATRRRCAEEDWAVLDAVGPVTMGAGVLPGDGGGEGVGAEGEVMYMRARFERAVGSKDSEAFYMMNPDGHGGPELSIYLLRV; encoded by the exons ATGCCGGTCTTCATGAAGCTCGGGGCTTCATCTAGAAGTGACAACAACGAGGCAATAAGATG GGCCGGCTCTGCTGACAAGTCCTCTCAAGactcttccttctccttctccagGAGATACTTCCACTGGAAGAAGAAAGTGGAGGGCGAAGACGATGATCAGGAACAGGAAGAGATCTTaaccttctcctcctcctcctcctctcatCATGATCTCGATATTGTCCCCACTTCGCTTAGGGAACCCTGGAAGAAGCTCCCCGTTGTGGCGGTTTCGAAACTGAAATCGGCTTTTACTGGGTTTGGAAAGAGCAAATCGAGCTTGAACCGACGCCTCGGCACCAAGGTGGTGGGCACCCTGTTTGGCTACAGGCGCGGCCACGTCCACTTCGCGTTCCAGGAGGATCCCAAGCTGAATCCGGCGTTTCTGGTTGAGCTCGCGACGCCGACCAGCGTCCTGGTCAGGGAGATGGCGTCCGGGGTGGTGAGAATCGCGCTGGAATGCGAGAAGGCggcggagaagaagaagaaagggctGAAGCTGCTGGAGGAGCCGCTGTGGAGGACGTACTGTAACGGGAAGAAATATGGGTACGCGACGCGGCGGCGGTGCGCGGAGGAGGACTGGGCGGTGCTGGACGCCGTGGGGCCGGTGACGATGGGGGCGGGAGTGTTGCCGGGAGATGGCGGCGGTGAGGGGGTTGGGGCGGAGGGTGAGGTGATGTATATGAGGGCCAGGTTTGAGAGGGCGGTGGGATCAAAGGACTCGGAGGCTTTCTACATGATGAATCCCGACGGGCATGGGGGCCCTGAACTTAGCATTTATCTGCTCAGAGTTTGA